One genomic region from Argentina anserina chromosome 2, drPotAnse1.1, whole genome shotgun sequence encodes:
- the LOC126782600 gene encoding 1-acylglycerol-3-phosphate O-acyltransferase, translating to MSLRRLSSRMAQEISRCASDLRSSPSTAAKSKSFWPSVLRWIPTSTDHIIAAENRLLSIVKTPYVQERVNIGSGPPGSKVRWFRSASNEDRFINTVTFDSKEDSPTIVMVHGYGASQGFFFRNFEALASRFRVIAIDQLGWGGSSRPDFTCKSTEETEAWFIDSLEEWRKAKNLSNFILLGHSFGGYVAAKYALKHPEHIKHLVLVGSAGFSSAEDARNEWIMQFKTTWKGAIINHLWESNFTPQKLIRGLGPWGPKIVRGYTNSRFGARAAGTTLNEHESQLLTDYVYHTLAAKASGELCLKYIFSFGAFARKPLLQSASEWKVPTTFIYGYQDWMNYQGAQEARKEMKVPCEIIRVPEAGHFVFIDNPEGFHSAVFYACRRFLSPNPESESFPEGLTAA from the exons ATGAGCCTTCGTAGACTCTCTTCCAGAATGGCCCAAGAAATATCCAGGTGCGCCTCCGACCTCCGGTCCTCTCCTTCCACCGCCGCCAAGTCCAAGTCTTTCTGGCCCTCCGTCCTCCGTTGGATCCCCACCTCCACTGATCACATCATTGCCGCCGAGAATCGCCTCCTCTCTATTGTCAA GACTCCGTATGTTCAGGAGCGGGTCAATATCGGGTCCGGCCCGCCCGGGTCGAAGGTGAGGTGGTTTAGGTCTGCGAGTAATGAGGATAGGTTTATCAACACGGTTACTTTTGACAGCAAAGAGGACTCTCCCACTATTGTCATGGTTCATGGCTATGGGGCTTCTCAAGGTTTCTTCTTTAGAAATTTTGAGGCTCTTGCTAGTCGGTTCAGGGTCATTGCTATTGATCAGCTAGG CTGGGGTGGATCAAGTAGACCCGATTTTACATGCAAAAGCACTGAAG AAACCGAGGCTTGGttcattgattctttggaagaaTGGCGGAAAGCCAAAAACCTCAGTAACTTTATTTTACTCGGACATTCATTTGGTGGTTATGTTGCTGCCAAGTATGCTCTAAAG CACCCGGAGCACATTAAGCATTTAGTTTTAGTCGGTTCTGCTGGGTTCTCGTCAGCAGAAGATGCAAGGAATGAATGGATTATGCAATTCAAAACAACATGGAAAGGAGCAATTATTAACCATTTGTGGGAGTCAAATTTTACTCCTCAGAAACTGATCAG AGGGTTAGGACCTTGGGGTCCAAAGATTGTTCGGGGTTACACGAATTCTAGATTTGGCGCTCGTGCAGCAGGGACCACCCTTAATGAACATGAATCCCAACTGCTAACAG ATTACGTATACCATACTTTAGCTGCCAAAGCCAGTGGAGAgttatgcttgaaatatattttttcttttggggCTTTTGCTCGGAAGCCACTTCTTCAAAG TGCATCAGAGTGGAAAGTGCCAACGACTTTTATTTATGGATATCAAGATTGGATGAATTATCAAGGGGCTCAAGAAGCTCGCAAGGAAATGAAGGTCCCGTGCGAGATTATTAGAGTTCCTGAG GCGGGACACTTTGTATTCATAGACAATCCTGAGGGTTTCCATTCAGCTGTATTCTACGCTTGCCGTAGATTTCTGTCACCTAACCCTGAGAGTGAATCCTTTCCTGAAGGTTTGACAGCTGCCTGA
- the LOC126784337 gene encoding kinesin-like protein KIN-7F, with amino-acid sequence MEELVKEEKILVSVRVRPLNDKEKAKNEVSDWKCFRNTVMYNNNTTQADRPSSPSAYSFDRVFGNNSSTKQVYEEGAKEVALSVVSGINSTIFAYGQTSSGKTYTMNGVTQFAVTDIYDHMERQSDREFVLKFSAMEIYNEAVRDLLSSENAQLRLLDDPEKGTVVEKLSEEVLRDRNHLGELLSTCAAQRKIGETSLNETSSRSHQILRLTIESTAKQLKGLQSSGTLAATVNFVDLAGSERVAQALSAGARLKEGCHINKSLLTLGTVIRKLSKGRNGHIPYRDSKLTRILQNSLGGNARTAIICTMSPARSHVEQSKNTLFFASCAKEVTTNAKVNVVRSDKALVKQLQQQLAKMENALKSLETNSMKEKELLLQQMDKEIKELTKQRDLAQSRVQNLLETVDEGQFRIAENPVLESSDMDVKACNPTDSTDRPSCSSNSSKYFQRLSEISEENFLLDGIDPKFEGWEDIAERSQAEIKDTAQSSHAEPVQYARRSHVGPQDIAQSKDTARELLTESEFEDVCKEIRCIDQIEERMDKNKVPILQQMEDAELKNASAEYEALQKKIQDLQRTINTLVSLNGPLDQSPCSSESSSASLSFARSRSARAVLLSPLSISSPAKETVQNETLTPAQFKSKQGKNIEMSPKEEVQAPAVRAATNTEETKEPEAEEDLPDKTQEVPQQKVPKPKRGKLPRRDSGRESLLSLQVEAEARVPEEEDLVEELPQGSKGLRWKLFKSKQPGPKSVVSSSVKTSKASSVLSAPVAWKVIQNHSESDLEDNVSVLNFDDELRRDKHEKHVRRPRRAGRMDTTSVQRALRNSSDWRSEFERQRAMIIELWDACYVPLVHRSHFFLLYKGDPSDFLYLEVELRRLTALKETFSDGSNRSTVSDRHVLTPASSQKALKKEREMLSKKVHKRFSRKDRERLYQKWGIRLNTKERSLQLTNYLWTSTMDMGHIRESAALVAKLIGLAEPLQAPKEILGISFLSRPVPKKASFWRDTMSTL; translated from the exons ATGGAGGAGCTTGTGAAGGAAGAGAAGATTCTTGTTTCGGTTAGGGTGAGACCATTGAATGACAAGGAAAAAGCAAAGAATGAGGTTTCAGATTGGAAATGCTTTAGAAACACTGTCATGTACAACAACAACACCACCCAAGCTGATCGGCCATCTTCTCCCTCTGCTTATTCCTTTG ATAGAGTCTTTGGCAACAACTCTTCTACGAAGCAGGTGTATGAAGAGGGAGCTAAGGAGGTTGCTCTTTCAGTCGTCAGCGGTATAAACT CAACCATTTTCGCCTACGGACAAACAAGCAGTGGAAAGACGTATACTATGAATGGAGTGACCCAATTTGCAGTTACAGATATATATGATCACATGGAGAGA CAAAGTGACCGAGAATTCGTGTTGAAGTTCTCTGCCATGGAAATATATAATGAAGCAGTCAGAGATCTCCTCAGCTCCGAGAATGCTCAACTTAGGCTCCTAGATGATCCAGAG AAAGGTACAGTTGTCGAGAAACTTTCAGAGGAAGTTCTGAGAGACCGGAACCACCTGGGGGAACTTCTTTCTACCTGCGCAG CTCAAAGGAAGATAGGAGAGACCTCCTTGAATGAAACTAGTTCTAGATCCCATCAAATTTTGCGACTG ACAATTGAAAGTACTGCCAAACAATTAAAAGGCCTTCAAAGTTCCGGCACTCTTGCTGCTACAGTG AATTTTGTTGATCTTGCGGGAAGCGAGCGTGTTGCTCAGGCATTATCAGCTGGTGCAAGATTGAAAGAAGGGTGTCACATAAATAAAAGCTTACTGACCCTGGGAACTGTAATACGCAAACTAAG CAAGGGAAGAAATGGACACATACCGTACAGAGATTCCAAGCTTACACGCATACTGCAAAATTCTTTGGGAGGTAACGCTAGGACGGCCATCATTTGCACCATGAGCCCAGCAAGAAGCCATGTTGAGCAATCAAAAAACACCCTGTTCTTTGCAAGTTGTGCAAAAGAGGTTACTACTAATGCAAAGGTCAATGTGGTAAGGTCGGATAAAGCATTGGTAAAGCAATTGCAGCAACAATTGGCAAAAATGGAAAATGCTTTGAAGAGCTTAGAAACAAATTCAATGAAAGAGAAAGAACTTTTGCTGCAACAG ATGgataaagaaataaaagaattgaCTAAGCAACGTGATCTTGCTCAATCTCGAGTTCAAAATTTGCTAGAAACAGTTGATGAAGGCCAATTTAGAATAGCTGAAAATCCAGTACTGGAATCATCAGACATGGATGTAAAAGCATGCAATCCAACAGATAGTACTGATAGACCTAGTTGTTCCTCGAATTCCAGCAAGTATTTCCAACGGCTATCTGAAATTTCTGAGGAAAATTTTCTGCTGGATGGTATTGATCCAAAGTTTGAAGGTTGGGAGGATATTGCAGAAAGATCTCAAGCAGAAATCAAAGATACTGCACAAAGCTCTCATGCAGAACCTGTACAATATGCACGAAGATCTCACGTAGGACCTCAAGATATTGCACAAAGCAAAGACACTGCACGAGAGCTTCTTACAGAATCTGAATTCGAAGATGTCTGCAAGGAGATTAGATGCATTGACCAAATCGAAGAACGCATGGACAAGAATAAAGTGCCAATATTGCAGCAGATGGAAGATGCCGAGTTGAAAAATGCTAGCGCAGAGTATGAAGCCTTGCAGAAGAAAATACAGGATTTGCAAAGGACGATTAACACTCTTGTGAGTCTTAATGGCCCTCTGGATCAATCTCCTTGTTCCTCTGAATCCAGCTCTGCAAGCTTAAGCTTCGCCAGAAGTAGAAGTGCCAGGGCAGTTCTCCTAAGTCCTCTATCTATCTCATCTCCAGCTAAGGAGACGGTACAAAATGAAACCCTAACACCTGCTCAGTTCAAATCAAAGCAAGGTAAAAACATTGAAATGTCACCCAAAGAAGAAGTTCAAGCTCCTGCCGTAAGAGCTGCCACGAATACAGAGGAAACTAAAGAACCTGAGGCAGAGGAAGACTTGCCTGATAAAACACAAGAAGTCCCTCAGCAGAAGGTGCCGAAACCGAAGCGTGGAAAGCTACCCCGAAGAGACTCTGGTCGAGAATCTCTTTTGAGTCTTCAAGTGGAGGCAGAGGCACGAGTGCCTGAAGAGGAGGATCTTGTGGAGGAGTTACCTCAAGGTTCAAAAGGCCTGCGATGGAAGCTTTTTAAATCAAAGCAGCCTGGTCCTAAATCAGTGGTGAGTTCATCTGTGAAGACTTCGAAAGCTTCTTCTGTTTTGAGTGCTCCGGTGGCTTGGAAAGTTATCCAGAACCATTCGGAGTCGGATTTGGAAGATAACGTCAGTGTTCTCAACTTCGATGACGAACTTAGAAGAGACAAACATGAAAAGCATGTACGACGACCGAGGAGGGCTGGCCGTATGGACACTACATCAGTACAACGAGCACTGAGAAACAGTTCCGATTGGCGGTCTGAATTTGAAAGACAGAGGGCAATGATAATCGAACTCTGGGATGCTTGCTACGTGCCACTAGTCCACAGATCCCATTTCTTCCTTCTTTACAAAGGAGATCCATCCGACTTTCTGTACTTGGAGGTAGAGCTTAGAAGACTAACCGCTCTAAAGGAAACATTCTCCGATGGAAGTAACAGAAGTACCGTGAGTGATCGACATGTTCTCACGCCAGCTTCAAG TCAGAAGGCTCTTAAGAAAGAGAGGGAGATGTTAAGCAAGAAAGTGCATAAGAGGTTCTCAAGAAAAGACAGAGAAAGGCTTTACCAGAAGTGGGGGATTAGGCTGAACACGAAGGAGAGGAGCCTACAGTTGACGAACTACCTATGGACGAGCACGATGGATATGGGACACATCAGGGAGAGTGCAGCACTAGTTGCGAAGTTGATTGGCCTTGCAGAGCCACTTCAGGCTCCCAAGGAGATACTTGGAATCAGCTTCCTATCACGACCCGTTCCGAAGAAAGCCTCTTTCTGGCGCGACACCATGTCCACTCTGTAG
- the LOC126782599 gene encoding probable LRR receptor-like serine/threonine-protein kinase At4g36180, whose amino-acid sequence MATASFFFFLIIPALYFSAALTAGQPLLSEIQALTSFKLNLHDPLGALTGWDPSTPSAPCDWRGVVCSNTTNRRVSELSLPRLHLAGGLTDQLASLRDLRKLNLHSNNFNGSIPPSLSQCASLRALYLHANSLSGGLPPAVLNLTNLQILDLSHNSLTGKISGDIPASLRYLDLSYNAFTGDVPVNFSAGSNLQHINFSFNQFTGGVPATIGRLQSLQHLWLDSNQLTGTIPSAISNCSSLIHFSADDNALRGLIPATLGAIPKLQVVSLARNSLSGSVPISLLCNENVNSSSMRIVDLGTNALTGIAPPQNGRCSGILEDVVLKNNRIGGGFPAWLSNVTTLKILDVSGNLFSGGLPAEIGNLFRLQELRVGNNSLIGEIPTEIARCSLLQILDLEANFFRGKFPLFLGDMKRLKVLSLGGNEISGTIPASLGTLLGLESLNLSGNNLTGEVPVEVMQLSNLTSLNLSNNKFSGDVLKNVGALRSLQALNVSNCGISGSVPASIGSLMRLATLDLSKQKLSGELPSEIFGLPNLQVVALQENQLSGDVPQGFSSLTGLVYLNLSSNAFTGVIPATYGYLRSLNVLSLSKNRISGVIPSELGDSLSLQVLELSSNQLGDNIPVEMSRLSSLEVLDLGHNRLTGAIPEEVSKCSALTSLLLEGNQLSGPIPNSLHLLSNLVVLDLSSNQLSGTIPANIALIPHLKYLNLSSNNLSGKIPEPLGSQFNGSVFAMNPDLCGKPLDKECGDAKRRKRNRLILLIAVAAGGALLLLLCCCGYVYSLFRWRKKLREMVTGEKKRPSPGRASSGGERSGRGSGDNGGPKLVMFNNKITYAEALEATRQFDEENVLSRGKYGLVFKASFQDGMVLSIRRLPASSLGVIDEEAFHKEAEALGKVKHRNLTVLRGYYAGPDVRLLVYDYMPNGNLATLLQEASHQDGHVLNWPMRHLIALGIARGIAFLHSVSMVHGDVKPQNVLFDADFEAHLSEFGLDRLTIISPKPSSSTSTAVGTLGYVSPEAILTGQATREADVYSFGIVLLEILTGRKPVMFTEEEDIVKWVKKQLQRGLITELLEPGLLELDPESSESEEFLLGIKVGLLCTAPEPLDRPSMADIVFMLEGCRVGQDIPSSADPTSLPSPA is encoded by the coding sequence ATGGCAACGGctagtttcttcttcttcctgatCATCCCAGCCCTCTACTTCTCCGCCGCATTAACCGCCGGTCAACCCCTCCTCTCCGAAATCCAAGCCTTGACCTCCTTCAAGCTCAACCTCCACGACCCCCTCGGCGCACTCACCGGCTGGGACCCATCCACGCCCTCAGCCCCATGCGACTGGCGCGGCGTCGTTTGCTCCAACACCACCAACCGACGAGTCAGCGAACTCAGCCTCCCTCGTCTCCACCTCGCGGGTGGACTCACCGACCAACTCGCTTCCCTCCGTGACCTCCGGAAGCTCAACCTCCACTCCAACAACTTCAACGGCTCCAttcctccctctctctcccaaTGCGCGTCGCTACGCGCCCTCTACCTCCACGCCAACTCACTCTCCGGCGGCCTCCCGCCGGCCGTCCTCAACCTCACCAACCTCCAAATCCTCGACCTTTCTCACAACTCCCTCACCGGAAAAATCTCCGGCGACATTCCGGCCAGCCTCCGGTACCTCGACCTTTCCTACAATGCATTCACCGGCGACGTTCCGGTCAACTTCTCCGCCGGCTCAAACCTCCAGCACATCAATTTCTCCTTCAATCAGTTCACCGGCGGCGTTCCGGCGACCATCGGCCGGCTGCAGTCACTGCAACATCTCTGGCTGGACTCGAACCAGCTCACCGGTACGATTCCTTCAGCCATTTCCAACTGCTCCTCTCTCATACACTTCAGCGCCGACGACAACGCGCTCCGTGGACTAATTCCGGCCACTCTCGGCGCCATTCCGAAGCTTCAGGTGGTTTCTTTAGCCCGGAACAGCTTATCAGGCTCAGTTCCCATTTCTTTATTGTGCAATGAGAATGTGAACTCTTCTTCAATGAGGATAGTGGATCTAGGGACTAATGCGCTCACGGGAATTGCGCCGCCGCAAAATGGAAGGTGTTCAGGTATCTTGGAGGATGTGGTTCTTAAAAACAATCGCATTGGCGGCGGGTTTCCGGCCTGGTTGAGCAATGTGACTACCTTAAAGATCTTGGATGTTTCTGGAAACTTGTTTTCGGGTGGATTGCCGGCTGAAATCGGCAATCTTTTCCGGCTGCAGGAGCTCCGGGTGGGTAATAATTCACTGATTGGTGAAATTCCTACCGAGATTGCGAGGTGCAGCTTGTTACAGATTCTTGATCTTGAAGCTAACTTCTTTCGGGGTAAATTTCCGTTGTTTCTGGGAGATATGAAGAGGTTAAAGGTGTTGTCTTTGGGTGGGAATGAAATCTCGGGTACTATCCCGGCGAGTTTGGGAACACTTTTGGGGCTGGAGTCCTTGAACCTGAGTGGTAATAATCTGACAGGGGAAGTTCCGGTTGAGGTCATGCAGCTAAGCAACTTGACTAGTTTGAACTTGAGCAATAACAAGTTTTCGGGTGATGTTCTTAAGAATGTAGGAGCATTGAGGAGCTTGCAGGCCTTGAATGTGAGCAATTGTGGGATTTCTGGAAGTGTCCCGGCAAGTATTGGAAGTTTGATGAGGCTTGCTACACTGGATTTGAGTAAACAGAAGCTTTCTGGTGAGTTGCCTAGTGAGATTTTCGGGCTGCCGAATTTGCAAGTGGTTGCTTTGCAAGAGAATCAGTTATCAGGGGATGTTCCTCAAGGTTTTAGTAGCTTGACCGGCTTAGTCTACCTAAATCTCTCCTCCAATGCCTTTACTGGTGTCATTCCAGCCACTTATGGATATCTAAGGTCACTAAATGTTCTATCTTTGTCAAAGAATCGCATTTCTGGTGTGATCCCATCCGAACTTGGAGATAGTTTGAGCCTTCAAGTACTTGAGCTTAGTTCTAATCAATTGGGGGACAATATTCCAGTTGAAATGTCTCGGCTATCTAGTTTGGAAGTGCTGGATTTAGGTCACAATAGGTTGACAGGTGCAATACCAGAGGAAGTTTCTAAATGCTCTGCTCTCACTTCATTGTTGTTAGAAGGGAATCAACTTTCAGGTCCAATACCAAACTCCTTGCATTTGTTGTCAAACCTTGTGGTGTTGGATCTTTCCTCAAACCAGTTAAGTGGAACGATCCCGGCAAATATTGCACTCATTCCACACTTGAAGTACTTGAATTTGTCGAGCAACAACCTATCCGGTAAGATTCCAGAGCCACTAGGTTCTCAATTCAATGGTTCTGTCTTCGCAATGAACCCGGATTTATGTGGGAAACCATTGGACAAAGAATGTGGAGATGCTaaaaggagaaagagaaaCAGATTGATTTTATTAATTGCTGTGGCTGCTGGTGGAGCTCTGCTTCTGTTATTGTGTTGTTGTGGCTATGTTTACAGCCTCTTCCGCTGGCGCAAGAAGCTTAGAGAAATGGTCACTGGGGAGAAGAAGCGTCCCAGTCCGGGACGAGCAAGCTCAGGAGGAGAGAGGTCTGGTCGTGGGAGTGGAGACAATGGAGGTCCAAAACTTGTTATGTTCAATAACAAGATTACATATGCAGAGGCATTAGAAGCAACAAGACAGTTTGATGAGGAAAATGTGTTGAGCAGGGGAAAGTATGGACTGGTATTCAAGGCTTCATTTCAAGATGGAATGGTGCTCTCAATTCGACGCCTTCCTGCTTCTTCTCTTGGTGTGATCGACGAAGAGGCATTCCACAAAGAAGCCGAAGCTCTAGGCAAGGTGAAGCATCGAAATCTAACAGTTCTCCGAGGCTACTATGCAGGTCCTGATGTAAGGCTACTCGTATACGACTACATGCCTAATGGAAACTTGGCCACTCTGCTTCAAGAGGCCTCTCATCAAGATGGTCATGTACTAAATTGGCCAATGCGGCATCTCATTGCACTCGGCATTGCAAGAGGGATAGCTTTCCTGCACTCAGTCTCAATGGTTCATGGTGATGTGAAGCCGCAAAATGTTCTCTTTGATGCTGATTTTGAAGCCCACTTATCGGAATTTGGATTAGACCGGCTAACCATAATCTCACCAAAACCGTCCTCCTCAACATCTACCGCAGTTGGTACATTAGGCTATGTGTCACCCGAAGCAATACTAACCGGCCAAGCAACAAGAGAAGCCGATGTATACAGCTTTGGAATTGTTCTATTGGAGATCCTAACCGGAAGGAAGCCTGTGATGTTCACCGAAGAAGAAGACATTGTGAAATGGGTGAAGAAGCAATTACAGAGAGGTCTAATCACAGAGCTGCTAGAACCTGGACTACTTGAGCTAGACCCGGAGTCATCAGAATCAGAAGAGTTCTTGTTAGGAATCAAAGTTGGACTCCTCTGCACCGCTCCTGAACCACTTGACAGACCATCCATGGCTGACATTGTGTTCATGCTTGAAGGCTGCCGCGTCGGACAGGACATTCCATCGTCGGCTGACCCAACTTCACTGCCTTCACCGGCctga
- the LOC126785040 gene encoding protein ACCUMULATION AND REPLICATION OF CHLOROPLASTS 6, chloroplastic, with the protein METLTHSFRIAFYSPRLSAPRKPHYLKPTLCSASKWADRLLSDFQFVGDSSSSATATLALPPDERCLSIPLDFYQLLGTQSHFLADGIRRAYDARASKPPQYGFSQAALLSRRQILQAACETLADPTSRREYNQSLADDQHGTILTDVPWDKVPGALCVLQEAGKTELVLEIGESLLRERLPKSFKQDVVLVMALAYVDMSRDAMALSPPDFVQGCEVLERALKLLQEEGASSLAPDLQAQIDETLEEITPRCILELLGLPLDEEYQSKREEGLRGVRNILWSVGGGGAVALAGGFTRDSFLNEVFLRMTAAEQVELYVSTPKNIPAESFEVYGVALALVAQAFVGKKPNHIRDADNLFWELQQNKVSAVGHPANTYITTENNEIDFALERGLCSLLLGDLDVCRTWLGLDDNNSPFRNPSVVDFVLENAKDDDANDLPGLCKLLETWLMEVVFPRFRDTRDIEFSLGDYYDDPTVLRYLERLDGTNGSPLAAAAAIVRIGAEATAVLDNVKCNAIQALCKVFPLGQRDKNMESQQDHEMNLSLLPEDSGYPMEESYKDDSVRVAEVSGRDGSVDILKEESITDQIKDASVKIMCAGVVIGLMTFVGLKYVPGRNSTSNLRKELSSETASEVTSSGLLVGVKSGEELPKMDAQIAEGLVRKWQNIKSQAFGPGHSVDKLSEVLDGEMLNIWTDRATEIEQLNWSYNYTLLNLSIDSVTVSLDGQRAVVEATLEELAQLTDVLHPEHDASNSRTYTTRYEMSCSSSGWKITEGAVLQS; encoded by the exons ATGGAGACCCTCACTCACTCCTTCCGCATTGCCTTCTACTCTCCACGACTCTCCGCCCCTAGAAAACCCCATTACCTCAAGCCCACTCTCTGCTCCGCCAGCAAATGGGCCGACCGCCTCCTCTCCGACTTCCAATTCGTCGGcgactcctcctcctccgccaccGCCACTCTCGCTCTTCCTCCTGACGAGCGCTGCCTCTCCATCCCCCTCGATTTCTACCAGCTCCTCGGCACCCAGTCCCATTTCCTCGCCGACGGCATTCGCCGAGCTTACGACGCTAGGGCTTCCAAGCCACCTCAGTACGGCTTCTCCCAAGCCGCCTTACTCAGCCGCCGACAGATTCTCCAAGCCGCGTGTGAAACCCTAGCCGACCCCACCTCCCGTCGAGAGTACAATCAGTCCCTCGCTGATGACCAACACGGAACTATCCTCACCGACGTTCCCTGGGATAAG GTTCCGGGAGCGCTTTGTGTGCTGCAGGAGGCTGGAAAGACGGAGCTGGTTCTTGAAATTGGGGAGAGCTTGCTGAGAGAGAGGCTGCCGAAATCGTTCAAGCAGGATGTGGTTTTGGTGATGGCTCTTGCTTATGTTGATATGTCGAGGGACGCAATGGCATTGTCGCCGCCGGATTTTGTTCAGGGATGTGAGGTGCTTGAGAGGGCTTTGAAGCTCTTGCAG GAGGAAGGTGCGAGTAGCCTTGCACCTGATCTTCAGGCACAAATTGACGAGACGCTGGAGGAGATCACCCCGCGTTGCATTTTGGAGCTTCTAGGTTTGCCCCTTGATGAAGAGTACCAATCGAAAAGGGAAGAGGGCCTGCGTGGTGTCCGCAACATATTGTGGTCTGTTGGAGGAGGTGGAGCTGTTGCTCTAGCTGGGGGATTCACTCGTGACAGTTTTCTGAATGAGGTCTTCTTACGGATGACTGCAGCTGAGCAG GTGGAGTTATATGTATCAACACCAAAAAACATCCCAGCTGAAAGCTTTGAAGTTTATGGAGTGGCACTTGCGCTTGTTGCTCAAGCCTTTGTTGGTAAAAAACCTAATCACATTCGAGATGCTGATAACCTGTTTTGGGAACTTCAGCAGAATAAGGTATCAGCTGTAGGACACCCTGCTAACACCTATATAACCACTGAGAATAATGAGATAGACTTTGCTTTGGAGAGGGGCCTCTGTTCACTTCTTCTTGGGGATCTTGATGTGTGTCGCACATGGTTGGGCCTAGACGATAATAACTCACCATTTAGAAATCCGTCTGTAGTCGATTTTGTCTTGGAGAACGCCAAGGATGATGATGCCAATGATCTTCCAGGACTTTGTAAGCTATTGGAGACATGGTTGATGGAGGTGGTGTTCCCCAGGTTTAGAGACACCAGAGATATTGAGTTCAGCCTTGGTGATTATTATGATGATCCTACAGTCTTGAGATACTTAGAAAGGCTGGATGGAACTAATGGCTCACCCTTAGCTGCAGCAGCAGCCATAGTAAGGATAGGTGCAGAAGCTACTGCGGTTCTTGATAATGTCAAGTGCAATGCAATTCAGGCCCTGTGTAAGGTGTTTCCTCTGGGTCAAAGAGATAAGAATATGGAATCTCAACAAGATCATGAGATGAATTTGTCTCTTCTTCCTGAAGACAGTGGATACCCTATGGAAGAATCCTACAAAGATGATTCTGTCCGTGTTGCTGAAGTTTCTGGAAGAGATGGTTCTGTTGATATACTCAAAGAAGAATCAATTACTGATCAAATTAAAGATGCAAGTGTGAAGATTATGTGTGCTGGTGTGGTAATTGGACTAATGACTTTTGTTGGATTGAAGTATGTACCTGGCAGGAATAGCACATCCAATCTACGTAAAGAACTTAGTTCAGAGACTGCATCAGAGGTCACAAGTTCAG GCTTACTGGTAGGTGTTAAGTCTGGAGAAGAATTACCCAAAATGGACGCACAAATTGCCGAAGGTCTTGTTCGAAAATGGCAGAACATAAAATCTCAGGCTTTTGGACCTGGGCATTCTGTGGATAAACTGTCAGAG GTCTTGGATGGTGAGATGTTGAATATATGGACAGATCGTGCGACTGAAATTGAACAGCTTAATTGGTCCTATAATTACACCCTTTTGAACTTGAGCATCGACAGTGTGACAGTGTCGCTAGATGGGCAGCGTGCCGTGGTGGAAGCAACTCTTGAAGAACTAGCCCAATTAACTGATGTGCTCCATCCAGAGCATGATGCCTCGAATAGCAGAACGTACACTACAAGATATGAGATGTCTTGTTCAAGCTCAGGATGGAAAATCACTGAAGGAGCTGTCCTCCAATCCTGA